One Roseomonas sp. OT10 DNA window includes the following coding sequences:
- a CDS encoding DUF5983 family protein, with translation MSMISYPLRVFFDCSTAHLSEASSTYLNVHADQGDELVAATPYGWFIWVGEGDRDNLPTDLVGITEYARRLGAEYILFDRDAPEDEALARFLGRADALPGSRRARPGGE, from the coding sequence ATGAGCATGATCTCGTACCCGCTCCGGGTCTTCTTCGATTGCTCGACCGCTCACCTCTCGGAAGCGTCGAGCACCTATTTGAATGTTCACGCCGATCAGGGCGATGAGCTTGTCGCGGCGACACCCTACGGCTGGTTCATCTGGGTCGGAGAAGGCGACCGCGATAATCTCCCCACCGATCTGGTGGGGATCACCGAATACGCGCGGCGCCTCGGCGCGGAATACATCCTGTTCGACCGGGATGCGCCTGAGGATGAGGCGCTTGCCAGATTCCTTGGTCGCGCCGATGCCCTTCCGGGGTCTCGCCGGGCGCGCCCAGGAGGAGAGTGA
- a CDS encoding ArdC family protein has translation MSRRTASPRPGQDRASLYDEITDKIVAELEAGRVPWVQPWGTTAAKAPLAMPKNASTGRHYSGINILILWGAVVEHGFPGQSWLTFRQALSLGGNVRKGARGTTVVYADRFTPEGEKRRARESGEDAQAIPFLKRFTVFNAAQCEGLPEDVTVNAPPPPQEMIEPQVEALIRASGIDFRIAGDRAFYVPALDYVQVPPPQAYFEPINWHRTALHELGHATGHSSRVGRDLTGGFGTKKYAFEELVAEMNAAFCCASLGIVPTVRHADYIGSWLQVLREDNRAIVRAASQASKAADWLLAHAPEAAARDVTADELERRAA, from the coding sequence ATGTCCAGACGAACTGCTTCGCCACGCCCAGGCCAAGACCGTGCCAGCCTTTACGACGAGATCACTGACAAGATCGTCGCCGAGTTGGAGGCCGGTCGCGTGCCTTGGGTCCAACCGTGGGGAACGACGGCCGCGAAGGCCCCGCTTGCCATGCCGAAAAACGCTTCCACCGGCCGGCACTATTCGGGCATCAACATCCTGATCCTTTGGGGCGCAGTGGTCGAACACGGCTTTCCGGGTCAAAGCTGGCTCACCTTCCGTCAAGCACTCTCGCTCGGCGGCAATGTCCGCAAGGGCGCGCGCGGTACGACCGTCGTATATGCGGACCGCTTCACGCCAGAAGGCGAGAAGCGCCGCGCCCGCGAGAGCGGTGAGGACGCGCAGGCGATCCCGTTCCTCAAGCGCTTCACCGTCTTCAACGCAGCCCAGTGCGAGGGCCTGCCGGAGGACGTCACGGTCAATGCGCCCCCGCCGCCGCAGGAGATGATCGAACCACAGGTCGAAGCGCTGATCCGCGCCTCAGGCATAGACTTTCGCATCGCCGGTGATCGGGCGTTCTACGTGCCTGCGCTCGACTATGTGCAGGTCCCTCCGCCACAAGCCTATTTCGAGCCGATCAACTGGCACCGCACGGCCCTGCATGAACTCGGACACGCGACTGGTCACTCGAGCCGAGTGGGCCGCGACCTGACCGGCGGCTTCGGCACCAAGAAATACGCGTTCGAGGAATTGGTCGCCGAAATGAACGCGGCCTTCTGCTGCGCTTCACTCGGCATCGTGCCCACCGTCCGCCACGCCGACTATATCGGCTCGTGGCTGCAGGTCCTGCGCGAGGACAACCGCGCCATCGTTCGGGCCGCAAGTCAGGCGAGCAAGGCGGCCGATTGGCTGCTGGCGCATGCGCCTGAGGCCGCTGCCCGCGACGTTACCGCCGATGAGCTTGAAAGGAGGGCGGCATGA